The following coding sequences lie in one Rutidosis leptorrhynchoides isolate AG116_Rl617_1_P2 chromosome 4, CSIRO_AGI_Rlap_v1, whole genome shotgun sequence genomic window:
- the LOC139845319 gene encoding probable glutathione S-transferase, with translation MGGSEIVLLDFWPSMFGMRVRIALAEKCLEYEYKEQDLANKSCLLLEMNPIHKKIPVLVHNGKPINESSIIVQYIDETWNAKSPLMPFDPYARAQARFWADFVDKKVYEAGKKTLTLKGEEQEKAKNEFIEIMKVLEGQIGEKPYFMGESFGFTDISLITFYCWFYTYETLGNISIEKECPKLIAWAKRCMQRESVSKTLPDSKKIYEFFLEMRLKYGL, from the exons ATGGGGGGCTCTGAGATCGTGTTGTTGGATTTTTGGCCAAGCATGTTCGGCATGCGGGTGCGGATCGCACTGGCTGAAAAATGTCTCGAGTATGAATACAAAGAACAAGACTTGGCCAACAAAAGCTGTTTACTCCTTGAGATGAACCCGATACACAAGAAAATTCCGGTTTTGGTACACAATGGGAAACCTATAAATGAGTCTAGTATTATCGTTCAATATATTGACGAGACATGGAACGCCAAGTCTCCGTTGATGCCTTTTGATCCTTATGCTAGAGCTCAAGCTAGGTTTTGGGCTGATTTTGTCGACAAAAAA GTTTATGAGGCTGGAAAGAAAACTTTGACATTGAAGGGGGAAGAACAGGAAAAAGCAAAAAATGAATTCATAGAAATTATGAAGGTATTGGAAGGGCAGATTGGTGAAAAACCATATTTTATGGGGGAGTCCTTTGGGTTTACTGATATTTCACTAATAACCTTCTACTGTtggttttatacatatgagacccTTGGGAATATTAGTATTGAAAAAGAGTGTCCAAAGTTGATTGCTTGGGCTAAAAGGTGCATGCAAAGGGAAAGTGTCTCCAAAACTCTTCCGGATTCAAAGAAGATTTATGAGTTCTTTTTGGAGATGAGACTTAAGTATGGTTTGTAG